A region of the Callithrix jacchus isolate 240 chromosome 10, calJac240_pri, whole genome shotgun sequence genome:
ctaactcagaaccgcacagcctcatggaaactaaacaactggctcttgaatgttgattggataaacaatgaaatgaaggcagaaataaagttcttcaaaaccaacgagaacgaagacacaacataccagaatctctgggacacatttaaagcagtctctagagaaaaatatatagcaattagtgcccacatgagaagagtggagagatccaaaattgacaccctctcgtcaaaattgaaagagctagaggagcaagatcaaaaaaactcaaaacctagcagaagacaagaaataactaagatcagagcagaactaaaggagatagagacacgaaaaacccgtcaaaaaatcaataaatccaagagctggttttttttttgaaaagatcaacaaaatagaccactagccagactgataaaaaagaaaagagagaacaaccaaatagatgcagtaaaaaacgataaagggtaaacataagacctggcaccataaaaaccctagaaggaaatctaggcaaaactatccaggacataggagtaggcaaggacttcatgaacaaaacaccaaaagcattggaaacaaaagccaaaatagacaaatgggacctaatcaaactccacagcttctgcacggcaaaagaaacagtcactagagtggatcggcaaccaacagaatgggaaaaaatttttgcagtttacccatctgacaaagggctgatatccagaatttacaaagaactcaaacagatttacaggaagaaaacaaacaagcccattcaaaagtgggcaaaggacatgaacagatactttatgaaagaagacatatatgaggccaacaatcatatgaaaaaatgctcatcgtcactggtcatcagagagatgcaaatcaaaaccacattgagataccatctcacaccagttagaatggcgatcattaaaaaatctggagacaacagatgctggagaggatgtggagaaaaaggaacacttttacactgttggtgggagtgtaaattagtccaaccattgtggaagacagtgtggcgattcctcaaggccttagaaatagaaattccatttgacccagcaatcccattactgggtatatatccaaaagactataaatcgttctactataaggacacatgtacacgaatgttcattgcagcactgtttacaatagcaaagacctggaatcaacccaaatgcccattgataatagactggattggaaaaatgtggcacatatacaccatggaatattatgcagcaatcaaaaatgatgagttcgtgtcgtttgtagggacatggatgaatctggagaacatcatcctcagcaaactgacacaagaacagaaaatgaaacaccgcatattctcactcataggtgggtgatgaaaaatgagaacccatggacatagaaaggggagtactaaacagtggggtctattggggggaaaaggggagggccagtgggagggggaggtggggagggatagcctggggagaaatgccgaatgtgggtgaagaggagaagaaaagcaaagcacactgccatgtgtgtacctacgcaactgtcttgcatgctctgttcatgtaccccaaaacctataatccaataaaaaattaaaaaaaaaaacgataaagggaaaatcaccatagattccacagaaattcaaaccatcatcagagaatactacaaacaactctatgcacataaagtagtaagcctggaagaaatggataaattcctggacacttgtgtcctcccagcctaaaccaggaggaagctgaaactatgaatagaccaataacaaggtctgaagtcgaggcagcaattaagagcctaccacacaaaaaaagcccaggtccagatgggttcacagccaaattctaccagacacacaaaggtACCATttgttctgaaactattccaaataatccaaaaagagggaatccttcccaaatcattgtatgagaccaatatcatcctgataccaaaacccggcagagactcaacaagaaaagaaaactttaggccaatatccatgatgaatatggatgcaaaaatcttcaataaaatactggcaaaccgattgcaacagcacatcaagaaacttatccagcatgatcaagtaggattcatcccaggaatgcaagtctagttcaacatacgcaagtctataaatgtaattcaccacataaacagaaccaaaaacaaaaaccacatgattatctcaattgacgcagagaaggcatttgacaaaattcaacagccctttatgctaaaatccctcaataaactcggtatcaatggaacatatctcaaagtaataaaagctatttatgacaaaccaacagccaatatcatactgaatgggcaaaaactggaagcattccctttgaaatctggcactagacaaggatgccctctctcaccactcctattcaatatagtactggaagttctagccagagcaatcaggcaagaaaaagaaataaagggtattcaaataggaaaggtggaagccaaattgtctctatttgcagatgacatgagtatacctagaagaccccatcgcctcagcccaaaaactcctgaaactgataagcaacttcagcaaagtctcaggatataaaatcaatgtgcaaaaatcacaagcattcctagacaccaataacagacttaaagagagccaaatcaagaacgaactgccattcacaactgctacaaaaagaataaaacacctaggaatacaactgacaaggaacgtaagggacctcttcaaggaaaactacaaaccactgctcaacgaaataaggacacaaacagatggagaaacattccatgttcatggttaggaagaatcaatatcgtgacaatggctatactgcccaaagtaatttaaagattcaatgctatccccatcaagctaccattgactttcttcacagaactggaaaaaaaccactatgaacttcatatggaaccaaaagagagcccacgtagccaagtcaattctaagcaaaaagaacacagcgggaggcatcacactaccggacttcaaactatacaacaaggctacagtaatcaaaacagcatggtactggtaccaaaacagagatatagaccaatggaacaaaacagaggcatcggaggcaacacaccatatctacaaccatacaatctttgataaacctgacaaaaacaagcaatggggaaaggattccctgtttaataaatggtgttgggaaaactggctagccatgtgcagaaagcagaaactggacccctttctgacaccttacactaaaattgactccagttggatcaaagacttaaacataagacctggcaccataaaaaccctagaagaaaatctaggcaaaaccattcaggacataggagtaggcaaggacttcatgaacaaaacactaaaagcattggcaacaaaggccaaaatagacaaatgggacctaatcaaactccacagcttctgcacggcaaaagaaacagtcactagagtgaatcggcaaccaacagaatgggaaaaaatttttgcagtttacccatctgacaaagggctgatatccagaatttacaaagaactcaaacagatttacaggaaaaaaacaaacaagcccattcataattgggcaaaggatatgaacagatacttttcaaaagaagacatatatgaggccaacaatcatatgaaaaaatgctcatcgtcactggtcatcagagagatgcaaatcaaaaccacattgagataccatctcacgccagttagaatggcgatcattaaaaaatctggagacaacagatgccggagcggatgtggagaaataggaacacttttacactgttggtgggagtgtaaattagttcaaccattgtggaagacagtgtggcgattcctcaaggccttagaaatagaaattccatttgacccagcaatcccattactgggtatatatccaaaggactataaatcgttctactataaggacacatgcacacgaatgttcattgaggcactgtttacaatagcaaagacctggaaccaacccaaatgcccatcgatgatagactggacagggaaaatgtggcacatatacaccgtggaatcaaatgcagcaatcaaaaacgatgagtttgtgtcctttgtagggacatggacaaatctggagaacatcattctcagcaaactgacacaagaacagaaaatgaaataccacatattctcactcataggcaggtgaggaaaaatgagaacacatggacacagggaagggggtactacacactggggtctattggggagaataggggagggacagcagggtggggagctggggagggatagcctggggagaaatgccaaatgtgggtgaaggggaggaaggcagcaaaacacaccaccatgtgtgtacctaagcaaatatcttgcacgttctgcacatgtaccccaaaacctaaaatgcaataaagaaaaaaaagaactttccatAGCTACCTCTTCAAGTAGATTGGGGCAACTGGCTTGAACTTGATGGATGAACTCCTGTCCTTTAATTCTTATTAAGTACTCACAcctaaaatgtaaagaaaataaagtttggggagttttttataaaagtgaaatgaaaatgtaataagACAAATTTCTCATCTCTAGGTGTTTATTCCATTTCAAATATGATTGTTTCCCCCAAATCACAGAATCCTTTAAGATCATTTATTCCAAAGTTAATGTTAGAAGAATAAAGCCTAGCCCAGTGGGAACTGATTCTATTTTATTGCTttcaaaaaacattattttttgtaaaactaACTCATAAGTATCCTATAatagaatttagatttttttgtgtgaattttaaattgttttttaagatgCTTCTCATGACGGTTAACATTTTTCatatagtttgaatgttttacaaaattaatctttttttgtaTGTACCAAGACATGTTATGCTTCcactaataattttctttttttcttttagacagagactcgctctgtcacccaggttggagtacagtggcatgatcttggttcactgcaacctccacctctcaggttcaagcgattctcgtgcctcggcttcccgagtagctgggattgcaggtgcctgccaccacacccagttcatttttgtatttttagtgcagatggggtttcaccatgatggccaggctggtcttgaattgctgacttcaagtgatcctcctgcctcagcctcccaaagtgctgtgataacaggagggagccactgtacctggccacttCAGCTAATTTTGAAAAGCACTAAATGGTTATCTTAATTTGCACAAGACTAATTCAGACATTTGTAGACTGGTAAATAGTTCAAATGAGTATAAACATGCATATAATCACTTTACTAGTCATTTAGCATCTAGGGAATGGTCAGAGATATTACAGTGAAAGGCAGGTTGATATAAGCAAGAGGAAGGCTATTCTGCCAAGTAATCTGCCAAAGCTCAAGCAGACAAGGGTCAGAGCCTCTCAGTCTACTGAAGTCAAGTGAGGCCATCTCAGCTCTTAGCTGCTCTCTTCAACTTTTCTGAGATTCTTAACACACtgatgttggctcacacctgtaattgaaggactttgggaggccaaggccgttggataacctgaggtcaggagtttgcaagcagcctggacaacaacatggtgaaaccccgtctctactaaaaataccaaaattagccaggcatggtagcatatgcctgtagtcccatctactgacaaggctgaggtacgagaattgcttgaacccgggaggcggaggttgaagtgagctgagattccatcactgcatttcaacctgggagacaaagccagactccaactcaagacaacaaaaataatcaaaataagttAAGATGCCAAGTTTATTTATCAATATTAACCCATTTCCCATTTGGAAAAGCACAGTGCAGCTCGTTGCCAGTGCAGTATTCTCAGGGCAAATGGGAAATGGGTTGAATAAcagcaaaagtataaaaaaaatgtaactgtAGGCCACATGATTTAGATGAAAAAGGAGAAtataaaaaaatgtctttttgaaGCTGACATTTTAGTTAGTACATGAAATTTCTTACCAACATAATAAAAATCCACACTTGCAATCTGATCAGGATTAACTAGAACACTAGAAGGCTAAACAATCAAAAGGGTAACATATCGCATTAAGATGCTATGTGGTGATTAAAACAGATGAGATGAGTCTATATCTACCCTGACCACTCAATTTAATATTGTAACTTGCCCAGCTTTTCTAAactcctctttgttctttttattgacTGTACTTATTTTCCAACATGCTCTGTAACTTATTCAAGCTCTTATTAATTGTCTGTCCTCTCCAGCTATAATACAAATTTAGGAGACCAGGGGTCTTTGTTTTGCTCAACTGATTTTATGCAACCAGAACCAATGCCTGGCAATAGGTGATCAATTAATATTATTgaatactgaatgaatgaaaatatgtcCAAGACATATGTTGACTGAAAAAGcttcaaaactaaatataatattgAATTTATGTAAAATCATGtacatttatttctatatgtatatgtgcataaaGAGATGTCTGCAGGGATATTCACTAAAATGGTAACCATGCTCATCCTTAGGTGGTAAGATTTCTGgacatattaattttctttttctatgctttTCTACAACATGTGACTTTGTTTTTATAATGAGCatgtattatttaaatacatgtatttctttaaaaattaaacaaaaatcccCAAAACTATTCCTTCATTGTCTTAAGTCCATCAAAACTTTTTAAGTAAGTATTTTTCTAAGTAATCCATCCTAAACTTATTCacaaatacatacttaaaacAGAGTAAAGTAACAGTTGATTTAAGGAAAACACATATAAGCAATCTCATGATAATCACAAAAATTTGCAAAGAGAATTTCAAAACAATTACCTTGGAAACCACTTGGCATGTTCCACCCATGGATCATCTCCAGATTCCCAACACCTGAGTCCACCATCACAGCAAAAACATTTGACATCATCACTGTTACCTAAAATTAATTTTGGACCAGAACTTATGAATATACATAATTTGCccactaaaatgtataaaataaaaagtatcttttaaattAGCAGATTAAGTTTCTTACCCACATAATAAAAACCCGCACTTGCAAGCTGCTCAGGATTAACTAGAACACTGGAGGGCCAgttaaagaatgttttaaagcGGGCTGCATATGTCTGCATGCTCAGATTAGAAACTGTGATTCTTGAAGTGTCTTGAAGCTGTTTTCCTATAAACGGGCATTTGGGAAAATGTCTCAGGTGTTCTGACATAGCATCATCCTTTGGTTCCCAATTGCTCAATTTTCCACCACAGGCAAAGCAAGCCACTCTGTCTCCAGGTCCTATGTAGTAAAAGCCTGCTTTTGCCAGATCTGCTGGCAACAGAAAAGTCAATGGCCACATCTGAAAAGTAAGTAATCTggcattttcattattcattgcACAGTGGTAAGAACTTCTCATCAAAGCAGAAAAATCTTGATTTGTTCTGGAATTTAGAAGATTTGATGGAAAGCTTGAATAAGAGCCGATAAAATATTCACTGTTTTCTGTACCTGGAAGTAATGAGTGTGTGGAATTTGTTACTGAAGAAGGAAAAGTAGGCTGAGAGGTAGCTTCCAAGTTGTTAACTGAATTTAGACTCTGAACAAATCTGCAGCTAGGATACAACTTTTTATGCTTTTCAATAGGACTGTCTCCTCTTTTCCAGTTATCCAGCATCAGTCCACAACAGAAGCATTTGACCTTGTCATTCACACCAGTGTAATAGAAACCAGCACGAGCAAGACTCCTTTCCGAGACAGGAACCCCAGCAGGAAAAGTGGAAAATGTAGACATTCGGTACAGTTCACATGAGAAGTCATATTTCAATTCAAACTTGTTGGCGCTTTTCATCAAATTTGATAAGAATATGCTATTTTCTATGTTCATAATGAAATGAATGGGGAAGAAAAGGGACTAGCCTTTCTCTGGGGAAGTAGTTTTGTGCATGGCTTTGCCTTTAGAAGTTTTAATACCAGGCTGAAAAGCTAAAAGGagaaatttttcattctttttatttctatgcaTTTAGAATTTCAACATGGAAAGATTCTAAATCCTATACTGATACATTTTAAGGAAGAAATGCACAATTGCACCTTTGTATAATCTTTATACATACAATGTAAACATGATGCTACAGAGTAAACTGTGTTGAAAattaaaacccttcaaaatagaGTAAAGTGCATTAGGACATCAGGATCCCGTTTAATGTCAAGCATCTCCACAAGGGGGTCAACTTCTCTAGGCTACTAGTATGTTTCAGTGGCATTCAGTCCACCTGAAGATGAAATGTGTGACTCATTAAGCTGGCTTCTTTTCATGACAGAAAGCCATGCTCTCAAGTGTTTCACAGCAAAAATATTcagattatgtttatttttagttttggaaATTATGATATTTGGTAGCCAAGGGAAAAAAGCATAAGACCTACCTCAAAGGAGGAAAAGAATACATTACCATATTTCACTGATTCTAAGATGgctattttaaaacttctgttatcaagaagtattttataattaatgGCATATCATATTTTAATTAGCAGCACTTTTATTTCTTAGAGGTACATAAAATAATGGTATGATTTACAgttgaagacattttaaattcaATGAAATATGGTATATTCCAAAGTTTTTCTCCAATTAGTCATTTTTTCTTTGTACAATCATTCTaataaagagaacaaaacaatCTAAAATTTCTCTTCAAATCAAGAGCTTAACTAATAACAGGAATTACTAAAATATCTTAAAACCTGGTTTCAATATTTACTAAATAACAGTTAATTCCCATAGATCATCAGGAATATATGATAGCTTAAGCATAGTGATACTATTAGATCTTATACaattaaatattctatttaaaataaatcatcagAGATTAACGTATTTGTTCATTTGGTCTTTTGGACTCAGCCTCATGCTGTTGAAGCAActcaatgttaattttttttttaattctgatagTATACTTGGCTACAACACAGAAATGTCCTCTGTAATTATGGTAGACACTGGGTACTACAAAAAGAGACTGTCACAAACTACCAATAACAAAACTGAACTTCACTGCTATATTCAGGTTACTTTTGGAAAAACAGAATGATATATATTGCATTCCCttgattaaaaaatttcttaagacAATTTAGATATGACTATAAAATAATAGACctttcaaagattttttaaaagtttgtccCCCTCAAAAAACTAACATTGTAGTTATTCAACTTATCACctactgaaaacatttttgaacttttgtttttctaattgtttcCGAAGCCAACATTAAATCTACTCTgatcatggttttattttttgaaacagtcaaAAATTACAAAGTGCCATGTATAGGCTAAGATGGATAATTAAATTGCATAAATGTGGTTTTGGTTAGAAATTATTTCATGGATAGTATACCTTGAACCAGAACTTATcatgacaaaaaataataataaatttaccATTTCAACAGCAGAGACCTTGTCAAAATTCAGAATTTCTCAATTATGAGTTACTAGCCATTAGTAAAGAGGTTCTGAGTCAATAATATTAGCAATGACCAATAAGCAAGTCATTgtggctttttctttatttacttttttaccaGCAATTTGCAAGCATGGTTTCCTGGATCTCACAGATACTGGGTTTTCTActgcagaaacaaaaaaaaaaagactttagtgCTTTGTTTCCAGGTGGCAGGAGAGACATCACATCTCATTACCAATGATTATTTCCCTCAAAGGTAAGTAATTGTACCTAACTTCAATATTCCTTTCCATGACTGAAAACTTTACACATTGTCATAAAAATCTTCTTTGCATTCATCACTGTCTTTACATAAATTTTCTGAGTAagctccttcatttctgaaaatgtaaCCTTCAATCATCATTCTCATCCTCATCACTCCCAGTAACAACAGCCCATTTAAacaaagttttggatttttaaaatatcaatggcCTTGTAGATGACTAGATAATTTCTTCACCCATCATcacatttatctttttacttCCTCTAAATTTGTTGCATCTATCAAAAAGCtttgttcttgatttttctttgtcaCTGTAGATGTATTGTAACATGTCAAAGCTTTCACTTGcatgtttctttaattttgcaGTGGGTTGAATATTAGCTCTTTCTTCtaaataactcattttaaaatctttcccaATCACAGGTACCGTTTCTATCCTACAAAATGTGAGAATACGCTAGTAGGAGACTGCCTGgccaactctttaaaaaaaaaaatgctttaaccATATGACCTAGCTAGAATCACTTCTGCTTTACTTCCACAAATCAAATTCAAACTCAAGCTCATTATAGTTATACCTTATATAACTAGATCATCTTTATAAATTAGCATTTTTTGGATAGTAAAACACCAGTTAACTACTTAATTTGTTTACCCATGCACAAAACTACCTCCCGAGATTAGACTAAGTCCCTTTTAGGATTTTAGGTCTCCATCTTAAGATGTTTTGATCtatagaagaaaatggaaaagaaaaatctagaagaagcagttttcctcctttgtaaacctgttcaaaaacaaacaaacaaaaagacagttTTAAAAGTCAAACAATTCATAGATGGAGcacaatgatcttttaaaaaaaaaacttctccaAAGTAGAGCAATAGTAATTACGATTGTCTACCATATATCAGGTTCTCTACTGGGCACTGTAAAGGCCAAAAagagattaaaagcaaaacaaaaaaacagaggtCTCTGtttagtgcagtggctcaggcctgtaatcccagcactttgggaggccaaggcaggcagatcacttgaggagttcaggagtcaggagttcaagaccagcctggccaacatggtgaaaccccatcactactaaaaatacaaatattagctgggtgcggtggcgtgcacctgtattcccagctactcagaaagctaaggcaggggaatcgcttgagaccaggaggtagaggttgcaatgacctgagatcacaccactgcactccatccagcctgggtgacacagcaagactccatctcaaaaaaacaaaaacaaaaaaccagaggTCTCAAACTGGTAGACATATCATGTTTGGCTTACATAAAATTGCATTATAGTACTtcactaattttttaagtttttattttgaaatttatacatagagaaaacttacaaaaataataGTTTCTGCATACTCTGCACTTAGCTTCCCCAAAGCCAACACCTTACATAATCATAGTGCAAttaaagaaaccagaaaatgCACACTGTACCATGCTGTGGATTAATCTGCATGCCTTATTTGAATTTAATACagtttccaaatacatttttttcttggaccacagtatttttaaatcttaccATTATTTgccaacatttttaaatgtaagagaCTTCCCATCACATTCTAGATTCCaagcttctcttgaaaaatcaaaatatctagCAATGCTGTGCCTATAGTTCTGCAGGGCAGCAATCATCTAGAGCTGAGCAGCAGCTGTGCCCTTTAGAGAGGGAACGTGTTATCTTTGACTCCCTGATACTGAGACTGTTCTGGTAGTCTCTGCTAACAGTAACAGTCTAGCAATAACAGACTGTTGCTATTTGTCATTGGACTGGCACTATTGTTTTTCTTACAACAGAATTATGAGGAAAGTGAAATCAGTGTAACACATGTGTCTATcaaaagtaacaaaaatgaaaagtagaGGAAGAAGGACAAACTTTTGAGAAAAATAGGAGAACCATGTGTCTTTGTAGAAAGGAAGAATATTCCTTCATGTCAAATATGTAAATAGAGtatgctttcatttaaaatatatgaaagtttattaaaagagACACCCACAAGGCCTCACgccatggcacacacctgtaatcccagcacttagggaggctgaggtagatgaatTGCTTGATTGTTCAAAATGGGTGActtggcaaaactccatctctacagaaaaactcaaaaattagctagacatggtggtgcatgcctgtggtcccagctacttgggaggctgaggcaggaggttcgcttgagcccatgagatggaggttacagtgagtatGAGACTGCAtcattgcattacagcctgggtgacagagcacgaccctgtctcaaaaaaaaaaaaagaaaagaaaagaaaaagaaaaagagacactcagaggttttctcatttatatcacCTGCATTTGAGTTTGCAAATCCCTTACACAAATCTTATCCTAAAGAAGatttaggtcaggtgcagtggctgacacctgtaatctcagcactttgggaggtcaaggcatgcagatcacttgagatcaggagctcaagaccagctttgccaacatggtgaaaccctatctctactaaatatacaaaaaaaaaaatagccgggcgtggtggcacgtactcgtagtcccagttactcaggaagctgaggcagaagaatcacttgaacccgggaggtaaaggttgcagcgagctgagatcaggccactgcactccagcaaggcATATATTTGTGGAAATTTAAGAAACAACTATacaataacaatacaaaaatatgccAAGATGTCAACCCTAGATCACTTGTCCTAAACATTTCCAACACCTAGATGCAACCCTGCAGACTGGGACCAGCATCACTTCAGACTCCTTCACCAACCTTTAGCAATTCCTTTTAGCCCCACTCAGCTCCCTAGCACACTGCCCCGTGCACCTCTTTTAAACCTTTAACACCTTCCTCAAATTTCTCCACTACACTCCACTTCATTTTCAGTCAATTGCTTTGCCTTctatttctcaaagaaaagagaCATCACTGAGTAGGAACTCTTTCACATTCTCATATCTAAGCCTTTTTTGCTCACAACCTACTTGCTGCCTCAAAGATTTGCCTCTTATGGGATCCTACCCTCTCCTACTGCCTCAGAAATCTTGTTCTTAATCCCATCCCCCTCATTTCTTCAACTCTCTTTCATCTCACTCTTGACTGGCCCTTTTCCTTCCACGTAACACTCATGCTTAAACCTATCTCAACTTTCAAataaaagcactttttaaaatcctctttCAATCCCTTTCTATTCTACCAACTACCCTGTATTGCACCTTCCCGTCACAACCAAGCAAATTGAACATGTGTGTAtggttaatgttttcattttccctcTGCCATTTACTCATCAAATCAGCATCACTCAAAACTGCTCTCAGTATTGATAACACCAATGGCTTCTTAGCCAAAACCAGTGGAAATTTTTACATCTGACACTGGGGCACACTTCCTCTTAGAAATGTCCCATTCCCTGGGTTTCTCTGGCACCAAGCTCTTGCAATTCCTCTTTCATTGCTAGGGGTTCCTTCTCAGATTGGCTCAgtccccagcctctcctctcctGACTCTTCCATGTAACCTACCAAGCGGGCAACCTCCCCCATCCCAGGGTTGTTGGGCATCCATACCCTGCTGGGCACGTGGCACATTCATTTCTTTGA
Encoded here:
- the BIRC3 gene encoding baculoviral IAP repeat-containing protein 3 isoform X2 codes for the protein MNIENSIFLSNLMKSANKFELKYDFSCELYRMSTFSTFPAGVPVSERSLARAGFYYTGVNDKVKCFCCGLMLDNWKRGDSPIEKHKKLYPSCRFVQSLNSVNNLEATSQPTFPSSVTNSTHSLLPGTENSEYFIGSYSSFPSNLLNSRTNQDFSALMRSSYHCAMNNENARLLTFQMWPLTFLLPADLAKAGFYYIGPGDRVACFACGGKLSNWEPKDDAMSEHLRHFPKCPFIGKQLQDTSRITVSNLSMQTYAARFKTFFNWPSSVLVNPEQLASAGFYYVGNSDDVKCFCCDGGLRCWESGDDPWVEHAKWFPRCEYLIRIKGQEFIHQVQASCPNLLEELLSTSDTPEDENAEPSIMRFEPGEDHAEDAIMMNTPVVKAALEMGFSRSLVKQTVQRKILATGENYTLISDLVLDLLNAEDEIREEEKERATGEKESMQQDIKYIPTEDISDLSVEEQLRRLQEERTCKVCMEKEVSIVFIPCGHLVVCQDCAPSLRKCPICRSTIKGTVRTFLS
- the BIRC3 gene encoding baculoviral IAP repeat-containing protein 3 isoform X1 — encoded protein: MNIENSIFLSNLMKSANKFELKYDFSCELYRMSTFSTFPAGVPVSERSLARAGFYYTGVNDKVKCFCCGLMLDNWKRGDSPIEKHKKLYPSCRFVQSLNSVNNLEATSQPTFPSSVTNSTHSLLPGTENSEYFIGSYSSFPSNLLNSRTNQDFSALMRSSYHCAMNNENARLLTFQMWPLTFLLPADLAKAGFYYIGPGDRVACFACGGKLSNWEPKDDAMSEHLRHFPKCPFIGKQLQDTSRITVSNLSMQTYAARFKTFFNWPSSVLVNPEQLASAGFYYVGNSDDVKCFCCDGGLRCWESGDDPWVEHAKWFPRCEYLIRIKGQEFIHQVQASCPNLLEELLSTSDTPEDENAEPSIMRFEPGEDHAEDAIMMNTPVVKAALEMGFSRSLVKQTVQRKILATGENYTLISDLVLDLLNAEDEIREEEKERATGEKESNDLLLIRKNRMALFQHLTCVIPILDSLLTAKIINQQEHDVIKWKTQTSLQARELIDTILVKGNFAATVFRNSLQEADTVLYEHLFVQQDIKYIPTEDISDLSVEEQLRRLQEERTCKVCMEKEVSIVFIPCGHLVVCQDCAPSLRKCPICRSTIKGTVRTFLS